Proteins found in one Paucidesulfovibrio longus DSM 6739 genomic segment:
- a CDS encoding metal-dependent hydrolase — protein MRLTWYGHSNFLLQQNGATLLVDPFFDGNPNAPVTHEEIGKIDAVLLTHDHQDHVGQAVEICRSRKVPLVGVFDTLKSLFAQGLPQDLGIGMNIGGTVQVAGVNVHMVQAMHSSATGAATGFIITFPDGFCVYHSGDTGLFSSMQLFSVFHKIDLALLPIGGHFTMDPRQAAYACKMLGCRKVVPMHWGTFPILEQGTEEFARQLDDSAPDTELVHIAPGQTVEVRK, from the coding sequence ATGCGTCTGACCTGGTACGGCCATTCCAACTTTCTGTTGCAGCAAAACGGGGCGACCCTGCTCGTCGATCCTTTTTTCGACGGCAATCCAAACGCTCCCGTCACGCATGAAGAAATCGGAAAGATCGATGCGGTTCTCCTGACCCACGACCATCAGGACCACGTGGGACAGGCGGTGGAAATCTGTCGTTCCCGGAAAGTGCCTCTCGTGGGCGTTTTCGACACGCTCAAGAGTTTGTTCGCCCAAGGCCTGCCGCAAGATCTGGGCATCGGAATGAACATCGGCGGCACCGTCCAGGTGGCCGGAGTGAACGTGCACATGGTCCAGGCCATGCATTCTTCTGCCACTGGCGCGGCCACGGGATTCATCATCACCTTCCCGGACGGATTCTGCGTCTATCATTCCGGAGACACCGGCCTTTTTTCCAGCATGCAGCTCTTCAGCGTCTTCCACAAAATCGACCTCGCGCTGCTGCCCATCGGCGGACACTTCACCATGGACCCCCGACAAGCTGCCTATGCCTGCAAGATGCTCGGCTGCCGCAAGGTCGTGCCCATGCATTGGGGCACCTTCCCCATTTTGGAGCAGGGAACCGAAGAATTCGCGAGGCAGCTTGATGATTCTGCGCCGGACACGGAACTGGTGCACATCGCCCCCGGCCAAACCGTCGAGGTCAGGAAATAG
- a CDS encoding DMT family protein: MNGFGVPAATIGLLLVSNVFMTFAWYGHLRYKAVPLALVVLISWGIALFEYCFQVPANRIGYGHFSAVELKTIQEVISLTVFLAFSALYLGEGVRWNHALGFALIVLATFVIFKDW, from the coding sequence ATGAACGGATTCGGCGTTCCCGCCGCGACCATTGGCCTTCTGCTCGTCTCGAATGTCTTCATGACGTTCGCCTGGTACGGCCACCTGCGCTACAAGGCCGTGCCTCTGGCGCTGGTCGTGCTCATCAGCTGGGGAATCGCATTGTTCGAATACTGTTTTCAGGTACCCGCGAACCGCATCGGATACGGCCATTTTTCGGCAGTCGAGCTGAAAACGATTCAGGAAGTGATCTCCCTCACGGTCTTTCTCGCCTTCTCGGCGCTCTACCTCGGCGAGGGCGTGCGCTGGAACCATGCTCTCGGTTTCGCGCTCATCGTCCTCGCGACCTTCGTCATCTTCAAGGATTGGTAA
- a CDS encoding response regulator, producing MLKILFVDDEVRLGQVHSKRFEHRGYTVLTAQSAAEALELAAMHPDLAVAVLDVRMPGMDGIELTSKLKRKYPDLAVIILTGYGSPLCRMETARWGAQAFLTKPVEIEELIGAVEKAAKNRAERLAIRARRLAV from the coding sequence ATGCTGAAGATTCTTTTTGTCGACGATGAGGTCCGACTCGGCCAGGTGCATTCCAAACGTTTCGAGCACCGGGGATATACGGTTTTGACGGCACAAAGCGCCGCAGAAGCGTTGGAGCTGGCCGCCATGCATCCCGACCTCGCCGTGGCCGTGCTCGACGTACGCATGCCCGGCATGGACGGAATTGAGCTGACTTCCAAGCTCAAACGGAAATATCCGGATCTGGCCGTCATCATACTTACCGGGTATGGATCCCCGCTCTGCCGGATGGAAACCGCGCGGTGGGGCGCTCAGGCATTCCTTACCAAACCTGTTGAAATCGAGGAACTCATCGGCGCAGTCGAGAAGGCCGCGAAGAACCGCGCGGAACGTCTTGCCATCAGGGCGCGCCGACTGGCTGTTTAA
- a CDS encoding outer membrane homotrimeric porin: MKRMIMMATLLAMLVGTASVAVAAELTATGSWYIAGIWSDGESFNDRTAESDFDVFQRLRTSFDFTANENLKGVLQIEIGTSQWGSGFAALGADQRNIEIKSAYINWVWPNTDVSITAGVLPLALPKGKAGNAVLDADVAALVVSAPLTDNVSLLAGWARPYSHLNDSDDYNTSLDILFGAVPLSFDGVSATPYFAYMYSGDKTGKSAGAAAFNNMMITNSTKFDVSGQNDVTAWWGGLTFSMTMFDPITVDASFVYGSADPSVSEGTRSGWLADLAVAYTGLDYVTPELFFTYSTGEDGNASKDADSERLPTISGDYAFGTTFFSSKGMTSDNGLQNDAANMGYWALGLNLKDISFLEGLKHTITVMYAQGTNDKDFASDAQGYTTNALCVYGRTLTEEDSLWELSLVNTYKIYPELTATLGLGYIAANFDEDVWEKDGLNNYEPEDSARLVLGIEYKF; this comes from the coding sequence ATGAAACGCATGATCATGATGGCGACCTTGCTCGCCATGCTTGTCGGCACCGCCTCCGTGGCCGTTGCCGCCGAGTTGACCGCTACCGGTTCCTGGTACATCGCCGGCATCTGGAGCGATGGCGAGTCTTTCAACGACAGAACCGCTGAAAGCGATTTCGACGTCTTTCAGCGCCTGCGCACTTCGTTCGACTTCACCGCGAACGAAAACCTGAAGGGCGTCCTGCAGATCGAAATCGGCACCAGCCAGTGGGGCTCCGGCTTCGCCGCCCTGGGCGCCGACCAGAGAAACATCGAGATCAAGTCCGCCTACATCAACTGGGTGTGGCCCAATACCGATGTCTCCATCACCGCCGGCGTCCTGCCCCTGGCCCTGCCGAAGGGCAAGGCCGGCAACGCCGTCCTGGACGCCGACGTGGCCGCGCTTGTCGTTTCCGCCCCGCTGACCGACAACGTCAGCCTGCTCGCGGGCTGGGCTCGTCCGTACAGCCACCTGAACGACAGCGACGACTACAACACCTCCCTGGACATCCTGTTCGGCGCTGTTCCGCTGTCCTTTGACGGCGTCTCCGCCACTCCGTACTTCGCGTACATGTATTCCGGCGACAAGACCGGCAAATCCGCCGGCGCCGCCGCTTTCAACAACATGATGATCACCAACTCCACCAAGTTCGACGTGAGCGGGCAGAACGACGTCACGGCCTGGTGGGGCGGTCTGACGTTCAGCATGACCATGTTCGACCCGATCACCGTGGATGCCAGCTTCGTTTACGGCTCCGCTGATCCTTCCGTTTCCGAAGGCACCCGCTCCGGCTGGCTGGCCGACCTGGCCGTCGCCTACACCGGGCTGGACTACGTGACTCCGGAACTGTTCTTCACCTATTCCACCGGCGAAGACGGCAACGCTTCCAAGGATGCCGACTCCGAACGTCTGCCCACGATCTCCGGCGACTACGCATTCGGCACCACCTTCTTCAGCTCCAAGGGCATGACCTCCGACAACGGCCTCCAGAACGACGCCGCCAACATGGGCTACTGGGCTCTCGGCCTGAACCTGAAGGACATCTCCTTCCTCGAAGGACTGAAGCACACCATAACCGTCATGTATGCCCAGGGCACCAACGACAAGGACTTCGCCTCGGACGCCCAGGGCTACACCACCAACGCCCTTTGCGTGTACGGCCGCACCCTGACCGAGGAAGACTCCCTGTGGGAACTCTCCCTGGTCAACACCTACAAGATCTACCCCGAACTGACCGCGACCCTCGGCCTGGGCTACATCGCGGCCAACTTCGACGAAGACGTGTGGGAGAAGGACGGCCTGAACAACTACGAGCCCGAAGACTCCGCTCGTCTGGTTCTCGGCATCGAGTACAAGTTCTAA
- a CDS encoding UbiX family flavin prenyltransferase yields the protein MKKRIILGVTGASGSAYATALAAELGGRDDIELHVIISDAARQVMKLETGTSTVDITGPAFASYHIGDIAAPPASGSWRHHGMIICPCSMTTLGTIANGTGNNLIHRAADVTLKEKRPLVLVPRETPLNEIHLRNMLRAHRAGATILPACPGFYNSPLSISDLFTQIAARVLDQLDIEHHLAPRWGDASA from the coding sequence ATGAAAAAACGTATCATCCTCGGCGTGACCGGAGCGAGCGGGTCGGCGTACGCCACGGCATTGGCCGCAGAACTCGGCGGACGGGACGACATCGAACTGCACGTGATCATCTCCGATGCCGCCCGACAGGTCATGAAGCTCGAAACGGGCACGTCCACGGTGGACATCACCGGCCCGGCCTTCGCTTCCTATCATATCGGCGACATCGCAGCCCCTCCCGCCAGCGGCTCCTGGCGGCACCACGGCATGATCATCTGCCCTTGCAGCATGACCACGCTCGGCACCATTGCCAACGGCACGGGCAACAATCTCATCCATCGCGCTGCGGACGTGACCCTGAAGGAGAAGCGTCCTCTCGTGCTGGTTCCCAGAGAGACGCCGCTGAACGAAATCCACCTGCGCAACATGCTGCGGGCTCACCGGGCCGGGGCCACCATCCTGCCCGCCTGTCCGGGATTCTACAACTCCCCGCTGAGCATTTCGGATCTCTTTACGCAAATCGCCGCGCGCGTCTTGGACCAGCTGGACATCGAGCATCACCTGGCTCCCCGCTGGGGCGATGCATCCGCATAA
- a CDS encoding DEAD/DEAH box helicase: MNDFKSLGLSAETLQALENKGFTAPTPIQARTIPLLLSGETDVVGQAMTGTGKTAAFGLPIVERAVENAGHVQALVLAPTRELAIQVAEEIESLKGRKRLSVVPVYGGQAIVPQLTALRRGADVVVGTPGRVLDHLRRGTLKLSQISFLVLDEADEMCNMGFIDDVREICSQAGEDRRTLLFSATMPREVMSIATEFMGEYEVVNVRSENEAAPLTRQVFHEVMAPDRFEALCRVIDAEPDFYGLVFCRTKMECDRLAEWLSERGYLAEPIHGDLSQPRREEILNRFRKRRATILVATDVAARGIDVPDLTHVVNYAPPQNAETYVHRTGRTGRAGKKGVAVTLIAPNEFRKLIYIGQGANVKLEKRPLPTVDDVLAARRKHIREELVALEDAAPAKPYYDLARELLQDSDPEDALAVLLEKTYGKQLDRASYREIRDMRRPGAASGGRVRVKAAIGRVHGMTPRKFVDYVCLHARIRPFKVQNVQIGGKQTTFTVPVGDCETVLRCLNSRGNGLQPIASRG; this comes from the coding sequence ATGAACGATTTCAAGTCCCTGGGTTTGTCGGCGGAGACGCTGCAGGCCCTGGAGAACAAAGGCTTTACCGCGCCGACCCCCATCCAGGCGCGCACCATCCCGTTACTTCTCTCCGGCGAGACCGACGTTGTCGGCCAAGCCATGACCGGCACGGGCAAAACAGCCGCCTTCGGCCTGCCCATCGTCGAGCGCGCCGTGGAAAACGCCGGGCACGTGCAGGCGCTCGTGCTCGCCCCTACGCGCGAGCTGGCCATCCAGGTCGCGGAAGAAATTGAATCCCTCAAGGGCCGCAAGCGCCTCAGCGTCGTGCCCGTGTACGGCGGACAAGCCATCGTTCCGCAGCTTACGGCCCTTCGCCGCGGCGCGGACGTGGTCGTGGGCACTCCGGGCCGCGTTCTGGACCATCTCCGGCGCGGAACCCTGAAACTTTCTCAAATATCCTTTCTCGTGCTCGATGAAGCCGACGAGATGTGCAACATGGGCTTCATCGACGACGTCCGGGAGATCTGCTCCCAGGCCGGCGAAGACCGCCGCACGCTGCTTTTCTCCGCGACCATGCCCCGCGAGGTCATGTCCATCGCGACGGAGTTCATGGGCGAGTACGAAGTCGTCAACGTTCGCAGCGAGAACGAGGCCGCGCCCCTGACCCGGCAGGTCTTCCACGAGGTCATGGCTCCGGACCGCTTCGAGGCGCTTTGCCGCGTCATCGACGCGGAACCGGACTTCTACGGTCTCGTGTTCTGCCGCACCAAGATGGAATGCGACCGTCTGGCCGAGTGGCTCTCGGAGCGCGGCTACCTGGCCGAGCCTATCCACGGGGATCTCTCCCAGCCCCGCCGCGAGGAGATTCTCAACCGCTTCCGGAAGCGCCGCGCCACCATTCTTGTGGCTACGGACGTGGCAGCGCGCGGCATCGACGTCCCCGACCTGACCCATGTGGTCAACTACGCTCCGCCGCAGAACGCCGAAACCTACGTGCACCGCACCGGACGCACCGGACGCGCGGGCAAGAAGGGCGTGGCCGTCACGCTGATCGCCCCGAACGAGTTCCGCAAGCTCATCTACATCGGACAGGGCGCCAACGTGAAGTTGGAAAAACGTCCTCTGCCCACGGTGGACGACGTGCTCGCCGCCCGCCGCAAGCATATCCGCGAAGAGCTTGTCGCTCTGGAAGACGCCGCTCCGGCCAAGCCGTACTATGACCTGGCGCGCGAACTGCTCCAGGACAGCGATCCCGAGGATGCCCTCGCCGTATTGCTGGAAAAGACCTACGGCAAACAGCTTGATCGGGCTTCCTACCGCGAAATCCGCGACATGCGTCGTCCCGGGGCCGCCAGCGGCGGCCGGGTGCGCGTCAAGGCGGCCATCGGTCGTGTGCACGGCATGACTCCCCGAAAGTTCGTGGATTACGTCTGTCTGCACGCACGCATTCGTCCCTTCAAGGTCCAGAATGTGCAGATCGGCGGCAAGCAGACCACGTTCACGGTTCCCGTGGGCGACTGCGAAACCGTGCTGCGCTGCCTGAACAGCCGCGGCAACGGACTTCAGCCCATCGCATCCAGGGGCTGA
- a CDS encoding amino acid ABC transporter permease: MIKYWLDKTWVQYLLLAGILGALILYWIYAFESPYKFQWNVLYEYNATYDKNFGVQLLRGLMMTVIISLISAVAALMLGVFFGLARLSHFKPLYGLATVYVEFFRNTPLLIQLFFWYYAFPQILPDAMRDWLYFDIDMTWFGMNVAFEFWCATVGLAVYTGSYMAEVIRAGLQSIPKGLLEAAYSSGLSYFQVLTKIILPIAFRNIIPPLGSEFLNNLKNSSLAMVVGVAELAWTSQDVEALTFKGFEAACAASGLYLLTCLFTSGVMNSINRKLQTSTGIARTSLADRCLDCCLAPLEMGYENVTRTFRRAERKRKLKRRAQAEVGLIPIWQVYVEKAWALIVLAFKIVFVLGLLYVGYKTVVAVAGYNWAGVAENLRVLVLYRFPAPASEAIYFGLGGLILTLIMAVIVLAVSFPIGLLVGLGRTSDNQLYRLPSLIYIELIRGNPLIMVIFWSYFFIGVVRGGNYLDAITSATIAMTIFNAAYIAEIVRSGIQNLPKGQFEAAFSTGLSYWQTMRKIVLPQSLKQMLPAIVGQSVAMIKDTSLAYIIGATELTLAAQIIINRRTDLIFEIYTVVAVLYFIMCYSLSLWARRLEQRLSPEKVRLEM, encoded by the coding sequence ATGATCAAATACTGGCTCGACAAGACCTGGGTCCAATATCTTCTCCTTGCGGGCATCCTCGGAGCGCTCATCCTTTATTGGATCTACGCCTTCGAATCTCCCTACAAGTTCCAATGGAACGTCCTGTACGAATACAACGCCACGTACGACAAAAATTTCGGGGTGCAGCTGCTTCGCGGCTTGATGATGACCGTGATCATCTCCCTCATCAGCGCGGTCGCCGCCCTGATGCTGGGAGTGTTCTTCGGCCTTGCCCGGCTTTCGCACTTCAAGCCGCTCTATGGGCTGGCAACGGTCTACGTCGAATTCTTCCGCAACACTCCGCTGCTGATCCAGCTCTTCTTCTGGTACTACGCGTTCCCGCAAATCCTGCCCGACGCCATGCGCGACTGGCTCTATTTCGACATCGACATGACCTGGTTCGGCATGAACGTGGCCTTCGAATTCTGGTGCGCCACGGTCGGCCTCGCCGTCTACACGGGTTCCTACATGGCCGAAGTCATCCGAGCGGGACTCCAGTCCATCCCCAAAGGCCTGCTGGAAGCGGCCTACTCTTCCGGACTGAGCTATTTCCAGGTGCTCACGAAAATCATCCTGCCCATCGCCTTCCGCAACATCATTCCGCCTCTGGGCAGCGAGTTCCTGAACAACCTCAAGAACTCCTCCCTGGCCATGGTGGTCGGCGTGGCCGAGCTGGCCTGGACCTCGCAGGACGTGGAAGCCCTCACCTTCAAAGGATTCGAGGCCGCCTGCGCCGCGTCGGGGCTCTATCTGCTGACGTGCCTCTTCACTTCCGGCGTGATGAACTCCATCAACCGCAAGCTTCAGACCTCCACGGGAATCGCCCGGACGAGCCTCGCGGACCGCTGCCTGGACTGCTGCCTCGCGCCGCTGGAAATGGGCTATGAGAACGTGACCCGCACCTTCCGCAGGGCCGAACGCAAGCGCAAGCTGAAGCGCCGGGCCCAGGCCGAGGTCGGGCTCATCCCCATCTGGCAGGTTTATGTGGAAAAGGCCTGGGCACTGATCGTCCTGGCCTTCAAGATCGTCTTCGTGCTCGGCCTGCTCTACGTCGGCTACAAGACCGTCGTCGCGGTGGCGGGCTATAATTGGGCGGGCGTGGCGGAAAACCTCCGGGTGCTCGTGCTCTACCGTTTCCCCGCTCCGGCTTCCGAAGCGATCTACTTCGGCCTGGGCGGCCTGATACTGACCCTGATCATGGCCGTTATCGTGCTGGCCGTCAGCTTTCCCATCGGCCTGCTTGTGGGCCTGGGCCGCACCTCCGACAACCAGCTCTACCGCCTGCCCAGCCTGATCTACATTGAGCTGATTCGCGGCAACCCCTTGATCATGGTCATCTTCTGGTCCTACTTCTTCATCGGCGTGGTGCGCGGCGGCAACTACCTCGACGCCATCACCTCGGCGACCATCGCCATGACCATCTTCAACGCGGCCTACATCGCGGAAATCGTGCGCTCCGGTATCCAGAACCTGCCCAAGGGACAGTTCGAGGCGGCTTTCTCCACGGGCCTCTCCTACTGGCAGACCATGCGCAAGATCGTCCTGCCCCAGTCGCTGAAGCAAATGCTCCCGGCCATTGTGGGCCAGTCCGTGGCCATGATCAAGGACACCTCCCTGGCCTACATCATCGGCGCCACGGAACTGACTCTCGCGGCCCAGATCATCATCAACCGACGCACGGACCTGATCTTCGAAATCTATACGGTCGTGGCCGTGCTCTACTTCATCATGTGCTACAGCCTGAGCCTCTGGGCACGCAGGCTTGAACAGCGCCTGAGCCCTGAAAAAGTGCGACTGGAAATGTAA
- a CDS encoding RNA recognition motif domain-containing protein has protein sequence MSKNIYVGNLPWSATEDDVRASFANYGEVLSVKLIEDRETGRPRGFGFVEMDDQGALAAIEALDGSNLGGRNIKVNEARPRAERPRW, from the coding sequence ATGAGCAAGAACATTTATGTCGGCAACCTCCCCTGGAGTGCCACCGAAGACGACGTGCGTGCCTCCTTCGCCAACTACGGCGAGGTCCTTTCCGTGAAGCTGATCGAGGACCGGGAAACCGGACGCCCGCGCGGCTTCGGATTTGTCGAGATGGACGACCAGGGTGCTCTGGCCGCCATCGAAGCTCTTGACGGCAGCAATCTCGGCGGCCGCAATATCAAGGTCAACGAAGCCCGGCCCCGCGCCGAGCGTCCCCGCTGGTAA
- the uvrC gene encoding excinuclease ABC subunit UvrC: MTTNDFQFVPSEYPDTPGVYLMKDSAGKILYVGKAISLRKRLSSYFRPGAKLTPKNESLVRRVRRVDTLLAGTEKEALLLEASLIKKHRPRYNIVLRDDKQYVLFKLEKRSEYPRLLITRKAVRDGSVYFGPFTSAAAARQTWKLLGRAFPLRKCADSVFRNRVRPCLYHDIGQCLAPCVRDVDRNEYLDLVRRVEMFLRGRSGELLDVLEREMSELAESLEFEKAAILRDRIRDVRRTVERQAVVLQREADLDALALAETATGLGLGQVVVRQGRLLDEKRFFWPGLTLEEGPEALQSFLNQYYDGGRLIPGRIILPYDADVGTLSEVLAERREGAVRIVTANSVEERGLVDLARSVAARDDPRSTDTDIAELLSGRLRLDARVERIEGVDASHLGGEGLRVGQVCFVQGHPAKEEYRLYAFPELEGAGDDYAALAAWMKRRIDAGAPWPDLILLDGGKGQLAAVERALNEHWPNDSDEPKPALASIAKGPSRRAGELEDRVFRPGRKNPMNLLPGSPELLFLQRVRDESHRFVIGRQRSSRKTNVLQSEVLSLPGIGPKTARLLWDRFGSLDAMLEAGEEGLREVPGIGAQRAAQIAGRLKILRR, encoded by the coding sequence ATGACGACGAACGACTTCCAATTTGTCCCATCGGAATACCCGGACACTCCCGGAGTCTATTTGATGAAGGACTCGGCGGGAAAGATCCTTTACGTAGGCAAGGCCATCAGCCTGCGGAAGAGGCTATCGTCCTACTTCAGGCCGGGGGCCAAGCTGACTCCCAAAAACGAGTCGCTTGTCCGCCGCGTGAGGCGTGTGGATACTTTGCTGGCGGGAACCGAGAAGGAGGCGCTCCTGCTGGAGGCCAGCCTGATCAAGAAACACCGGCCCCGCTATAATATCGTTCTTCGCGACGACAAGCAGTACGTCCTCTTCAAACTGGAAAAGCGCAGCGAATACCCAAGGCTGCTGATCACGCGAAAGGCCGTGCGCGATGGGTCGGTGTATTTCGGTCCTTTCACTTCGGCTGCCGCGGCGAGGCAAACCTGGAAACTGCTGGGGCGGGCCTTTCCGCTCCGCAAGTGCGCGGACAGCGTCTTCAGGAACCGTGTTCGGCCCTGCCTTTACCATGACATCGGCCAATGCCTTGCGCCTTGCGTCAGAGACGTGGACCGCAATGAATATCTTGATTTGGTCCGGCGGGTGGAAATGTTCCTGCGCGGCAGATCCGGAGAGCTTCTCGACGTGTTGGAACGGGAGATGAGCGAACTGGCTGAATCCCTGGAGTTTGAAAAAGCTGCCATCCTGCGCGACCGAATCCGGGATGTTCGCCGCACAGTGGAACGCCAGGCGGTCGTGCTGCAACGGGAGGCGGATCTGGACGCGCTCGCCCTGGCGGAAACCGCCACTGGGCTGGGCTTGGGACAGGTCGTCGTACGCCAGGGCCGTCTGCTGGACGAAAAGCGCTTCTTCTGGCCCGGATTGACCCTGGAAGAAGGTCCGGAAGCCCTGCAGAGTTTTTTGAATCAATATTATGATGGGGGACGGCTCATCCCCGGACGGATCATCTTGCCGTACGACGCCGATGTCGGGACGCTTTCGGAAGTGCTTGCGGAACGCCGCGAGGGCGCGGTTCGAATCGTCACCGCGAACAGCGTTGAGGAACGCGGTCTGGTGGATCTTGCCCGCAGCGTGGCCGCCCGGGATGATCCCCGCAGCACGGACACGGATATCGCGGAGCTGCTTTCAGGCAGGCTGCGGCTTGACGCTCGCGTGGAGCGCATCGAAGGTGTGGACGCCTCCCATCTCGGCGGTGAAGGCCTCCGCGTGGGGCAGGTCTGTTTTGTTCAGGGACACCCGGCCAAGGAGGAATATCGCCTGTATGCGTTTCCGGAATTGGAAGGGGCGGGGGACGATTATGCGGCGTTGGCCGCATGGATGAAACGGCGCATCGACGCCGGGGCACCCTGGCCCGATTTGATCTTGCTCGATGGAGGCAAAGGGCAGTTGGCAGCGGTGGAAAGGGCGCTGAACGAGCATTGGCCGAACGATTCGGACGAGCCCAAGCCGGCGCTGGCTTCCATTGCCAAGGGGCCGTCGCGCAGGGCTGGGGAATTGGAGGACCGCGTTTTTCGTCCGGGCAGGAAGAATCCCATGAATCTCCTGCCTGGCAGTCCGGAGCTGTTGTTCCTGCAGCGCGTGCGGGACGAGTCGCACCGATTCGTCATCGGACGTCAGCGCAGTTCGCGAAAAACGAACGTATTGCAAAGCGAAGTGCTTTCCCTCCCTGGAATCGGTCCCAAGACGGCGCGGCTGCTTTGGGACCGGTTCGGTTCCCTGGATGCCATGCTGGAAGCTGGGGAGGAAGGACTGCGGGAGGTGCCTGGCATCGGTGCGCAGCGTGCGGCGCAGATCGCAGGACGTCTCAAGATTTTGCGCCGCTGA
- the infA gene encoding translation initiation factor IF-1 — protein MSKEEGITVQGTVEEALPNAMFRVELENGHEVLAHISGKMRKFRIRVMPGDTVTVELSPYDLTRGRITFRPR, from the coding sequence ATGTCCAAAGAGGAAGGCATCACCGTACAAGGGACCGTGGAAGAAGCTCTACCGAACGCCATGTTCCGTGTGGAGCTTGAAAACGGTCACGAGGTTCTGGCTCACATCTCCGGCAAAATGCGCAAATTCCGCATCCGGGTCATGCCCGGCGACACCGTCACCGTCGAACTCTCTCCGTACGATCTCACTCGCGGCCGCATTACTTTCCGTCCCCGCTAA
- a CDS encoding isoaspartyl peptidase/L-asparaginase family protein: MADSPISSTKAPVILVHGGAYDIPEAAQPAHLAGCSAAAKAGYAILEKGGTALEAVEAAVRVMEDDPTFDAGFGSFLNCDGEVELDSIIMNGATLDFGSVAAVQRIKNPVSLARLVMEKSGHCMLAGDGAFRFADKMGIKPCRTQDLLHGRERERWEKARSGEKVMYDEFGNPIEMPSDTVGAVALDLHGNIAGATSTGGTFNKLPGRVGDSPLVGCGCYADNQLGAASSTGLGEAFMKIVACKAACDFMDQEGKALTAQQAAEATIARLGERTGGKGGLIVLSPTGQVGVAHNCRNIAYAVCTGDGEFKTGIKNTD; this comes from the coding sequence ATGGCCGATTCTCCGATCTCATCCACAAAGGCTCCGGTAATCCTGGTGCACGGCGGCGCGTACGATATTCCCGAGGCTGCCCAGCCCGCGCATCTTGCCGGATGCAGCGCCGCCGCCAAAGCCGGATACGCCATTCTCGAAAAGGGAGGCACGGCGCTTGAAGCCGTGGAGGCGGCCGTTCGCGTGATGGAGGACGACCCCACCTTCGATGCCGGGTTCGGCTCCTTCCTGAACTGCGACGGCGAGGTGGAACTCGACTCCATCATCATGAACGGCGCGACCCTGGATTTCGGTTCGGTCGCTGCGGTGCAGCGCATCAAGAATCCCGTCAGCCTGGCTAGGCTGGTGATGGAAAAGAGCGGACACTGCATGCTCGCCGGGGACGGCGCATTCCGCTTCGCGGACAAGATGGGCATCAAGCCCTGCCGAACGCAGGATCTGCTGCACGGACGCGAGCGCGAACGCTGGGAAAAGGCGCGTTCCGGGGAAAAGGTCATGTACGATGAGTTCGGCAACCCGATTGAAATGCCTTCCGACACGGTGGGCGCGGTCGCGCTGGACCTGCACGGCAATATCGCGGGAGCCACGTCCACGGGCGGCACCTTCAACAAACTGCCGGGCCGGGTGGGCGATTCGCCCCTGGTCGGCTGCGGCTGCTATGCGGACAATCAACTCGGAGCGGCCTCTTCCACCGGACTGGGGGAAGCCTTCATGAAGATCGTGGCCTGCAAGGCCGCCTGCGACTTCATGGACCAGGAAGGCAAGGCGCTCACGGCGCAACAGGCCGCGGAGGCCACCATTGCCCGGCTGGGCGAACGCACCGGCGGCAAGGGCGGGCTGATCGTGCTCTCCCCGACCGGACAAGTCGGCGTCGCCCACAACTGCCGCAACATCGCCTATGCCGTCTGCACCGGAGACGGCGAATTCAAGACCGGAATCAAGAATACCGACTGA